The nucleotide window agtttcttaaaaaaatgaaaatattcaaacAAATATAGGAATTTAAAGAACTCTAAACAGTAGTATATTTACAATGTATGTCTGTTGAAAGTAATAAATGGGGCTTGGGCactatttatttgaaaatgcttATACAAAGCAGCACTAATTTCCATGACTGCTCACCCCCGTGCAGTATATTTTGGGGTGACACTGAGAATGCCCCTTGTCAAATGCTGGAAATTAAAGAAGGTGATAAGCTGCCAGagacagcttttattttttagcGTCCCCAGTGCTTATTAACTTCTAGCCACTGAAACAACATTTATTTACACCGATATAAATAGCTCTGTTGAACCTGTCACCTTCATGCATCTGttcttcacatatttttctttttccttaagagTCCGTGACCTGAAGGTTGAGCTCAAGGACGCTCCCAGGCAAGTCACTGAAGTTTTCCCTTTGCTCTACCTGCTGACCGCTGCTGTCCCTTGCTTACTCCCGAAAAATGGAGCGATCCACACAAGAACTTTTCCTCAACTTCATGATTGTCCTGATTACTGTATTGctcatgtggctccttgtgaagtCTTATCAGGAGTAAAAGACAATCAGAAACTCTGGGAGGTGATTTAAGTGTGTGTCTCAGCAGACATAAGTAGCACTGACAGCACACCTCTGTGATTAGCTTTCAGTCAATTGAGGATGTCATGAATCTTTTTTTACTCTCTCATATCTGTTGCCTGTGCTAATGTTTTTGATGGGTCTATGATGGTCTGTTCTGCAGTGATCCAGctgtaaaatgtaaaatgcaagaTCCTTAGGAACTGTTGAATGTGGCTGTCTCCTTTGGTAGTTACTGCGAATGCTGTAGCCCCCTGTCCACCATGCCAGCTTGTTTGGCGTCGGTGTTAGGTTCTCAAGGGTATAAAACTGCAGTATGCAATGTAACCATTTGTATTAACCAGTGTAAGAGGCACAAACTTGCTTAGCAGAAAGGAATGTGAAACCTCTACTTCCACTCGATCGTTTCACTTAAATAAAGAACATGTAAAACCATTTTTTTGTAGCATTCCTTATCACTCTCCGGGCCTGATTGCTGTTCACTGAGAGACCTGCTGATAACTGTGGTACAGTGCGCTGTGCAAGTCTGCTGGTTTGTTTGTTCCTCCCAcctgcatttttgtttgttttttaaaaaaatttgtgtACAGTAGAAATCCTACAGCTTGGCAGATGTGTAGCCACAAGAATGAGCTGTTCAGGTCACTTCTCTGTCCAGAGTAACTTACACCATTGGTGACTGTGGATGTGGACTTCAAAGAGAACCTCTGTCCCACTAGGGTGTTGTCAATAATTGCattttctgaagctgaatttcagGCAGGGATTCCCAGGATCCTATTTTTGGCCAAGCTATACTTGGAGAAGAGCCTGGAGGGACAAGCCTGGGTCAGTCGCAGGCGTTGGCACCTGCtggccccccagccctgctgcaagcCTTGCCTGGGGTGGCAGTCCCTCGGGGCCCACTGTGGCATGCCAGGCACCGCAGCACGGCCACGTTCAGCCTCGGCAGGACGAGGTGCGAGTGTGTCTGCATTGCTGGGATGGTGTCATCACCTGCTAAAAAATCTTGAGCCACATTGAAGAGCCAACAGTCCCTGGGTTTGTGAAATCAGTAATTAAACTCCTCCTAGGCATTCCCCATCTGTTATTTTAATGGCTTCAGAGAATCAGCATCTTCTACAAAGTACAGCTCTCTGTAGGAAGGCAGTTAGATGTGTGTCACACTGTTGATACAGGTTTTCTTCCCCTTCAGGAACCTGCAAGGAATGGGCAAGATCGCGGGGCTGTGCTGCAAGTTACCCAAGGTATGGTTAGGCAGAGTGGTGCTGGTTGTGACAGCTGGGACTCAGGCCTGGGCTTTAAGGAAAGACAGCAAACGTTGTGGTAGCACCACTTGTTAAGTGTATGTGTGGCTTTAAGATTGGTAGTAAATGACCCGTTGCCCTGTGTCACTTGTACTGTCCATCCAGGTTGACAGCCAACC belongs to Strix uralensis isolate ZFMK-TIS-50842 chromosome 2, bStrUra1, whole genome shotgun sequence and includes:
- the SLN gene encoding sarcolipin, coding for MERSTQELFLNFMIVLITVLLMWLLVKSYQE